A region from the Oncorhynchus mykiss isolate Arlee unplaced genomic scaffold, USDA_OmykA_1.1 un_scaffold_196, whole genome shotgun sequence genome encodes:
- the LOC110518019 gene encoding forkhead box protein K1 — MADFRDDTGARALLALQSAPCSPVRVGVTSPAYPPNFTFSGSSVLSRGCAMPPRLESPPRALARLEGRDFDFVMRQRTVTVGRNSSHGSVDINMGHSSFISRRHLQITFEEPCGFSLRCLGKNGVFVDGVFQRRGAPPLQLPRECVFRFPSTVIKIQFSSLLSGEESREEEQRSPPPRLTLLPHISPLKISIPTMHHEDLRHLVSPLPSPTGTLSVPNSCPASPRGAGSSGYRYGRNVTSDLQLAAEFAAKAVSEQQRGVAEQHGESGGGDSPKDESKPPYSYAQLIVQAISSAPDRQLTLSGIYTHITKHYPYYRTADKGWQNSIRHNLSLNRYFLKVARSQEEPGKGSFWRVDSASEGKLVEQAFRKRRQRGVACFRTPFGPLSSRSAPASPTHQGLLSPPSSGLQTPECLSREGSPLSHHHDLAHKLASVPEYRYTQSAPGSPVHGQPVIMAAPPHPLPSGMGKPLALFSGPGVAGGQTLHMLQSPPNTLTMLRLVTTATASHPPNGYILTPGGGQSRVNTGAGQQGAEGTGEQRDSQQQNRERVIQSLEGAQQGGQGSEGRGLSLGLHQLPVRPVTQNGKHTAVATATGVANAYALTSPLQILAAQASSSPPVLVSRQPSAGPDVGPEVPGDPQAKRPKMEEDEAAPPPIQQPVIVAMSSQPHDNRK; from the exons aTGGCAGACTTTCGGGACGACACGGGAGCTCGAGCCCTACTGGCCTTGCAATCTGCCCCGTGCAGCCCTGTTCGAGTCGGGGTGACCTCACCCGCATACCCTCCCAATTTCACCTTCTCGGGCTCTTCGGTGCTGAGTCGGGGCTGCGCGATGCCTCCTCGCCTCGAGTCTCCTCCTCGGGCCCTGGCCAGGCTCGAAGGCCGGGACTTTGATTTCGTCATGAGGCAGCGGACGGTGACCGTAGGCCGTAACTCGTCGCACGGCTCCGTGGATATAAACATGGGTCACTCGAGCTTCATCTCTCGGCGGCACCTCCAGATCACCTTCGAGGAGCCGTGCGGGTTTTCGCTGCGCTGCCTCGGGAAGAACGGCGTGTTCGTGGACGGCGTGTTTCAGAGGAGAGGCGCGCCTCCCCTGCAGCTGCCCCGGGA atGTGTGTTCAGGTTCCCCAGTACAGTGATCAAAATCCAGTTCTCCTCTCTGTTGTCTGGGGAGGAGtcgagagaggaggagcagcggTCTCCCCCGCCCCGCCTCACCCTCCTCCCACACATCTCCCCCCTCAAGATCAGCATTCCCACAATGCACCACGAGGACCTGCGACACCTGGTCAGCCCGCTGCCCTCTCCGACAGGGACCCTCAG TGTTCCTAACTCGTGCCCGGCCAGTCCGAGGGGTGCGGGGTCATCGGGTTATCGCTACGGACGCAACGTGACATCTGACCTCCAGCTGGCTGCGGAGTTCGCTGCCAAGGCTGTCTCCGAGCAACAGCGGGGCGTTGCCGAGCAACACGGAGAGTCCGGCGGTGGAGACAGCCCCAAG gaTGAATCTAAGCCTCCCTACTCGTACGCCCAGTTGATAGTCCAGGCCATCTCTTCagcaccagacagacagctgaccCTGTCTGGAATCTACACACACATCACCAAACACTACCCCTACTATCGCACTGCAGACAAGGGCTGGCAG AACTCGATCCGCCACAACCTGTCTCTGAACCGTTACTTCCTGAAGGTGGCTCGTAGCCAGGAGGAGCCTGGGAAAGGTAGTTTCTGGCGCGTGGACTCGGCCTCCGAGGGCAAGCTGGTGGAACAAGCCTTCAGGAAGAGACGGCAGAGGGGCGTGGCCTGCTTCCGCACGCCGTTCGGACCGCTCTCGTCCAG GAGTGCCCCAGCCTCCCCCACCCAccagggtctcctctcccctccctccagtgGTCTTCAGACCCCAGAGTGTCTATCTAGAGAGGGATCTCCTCTGTCTCACCACCACGACCTCGCTCACAAACTGGCCTCCGTACCAGAGTACAGATATACACAGAGCGCCCCAG gttcTCCAGTACATGGCCAGCCTGTGATCATGGCCGCCCCGCCCCACCCCCTGCCCTCGGGGATGGGTAAACCCCTGGCCTTGTTCTCGGGCCCCGGAGTCGCTGGGGGACAGACCCTCCACATGCTGCAGAGCCCCCCCAACACCCTCACCATGCTCCGTCTGGTCACCACGGCTACGGCCTCCCACCCCCCAAACGGGTACATCCTCACCCCTGGCGGGGGCCAGAGTCGTGTTAATACCGGCGCTGGCCAGCAGGGAGCAGAAGGCACCGGCGAGCAGAGAG ACTCGCAGCAGCAGAACAGGGAGCGAGTGATCCAGTCGTTGGAGGGAGCTCAACaggggggtcaggggtcagaggggCGTGGCCTATCTCTGGGGCTGCACCAACTTCCTGTCCGCCCTGTCACTCAGAACGGCAAACACACCGCCGTCGCCACGGCTACCGGCGTCGCCAACGCTTACG CTCTGACCAGTCCTCTCCAGATCCTGGCAGCCCAGGCCTCCAGCTCCCCCCCAGTCCTGGTGAGCAGACAGCCCAGCGCGGGGCCTGATGTTGGGCCGGAGGTGCCAGGCGACCCCCAGGCTAAGAGGCCTAAGATGGAGGAGGACGAGGCGGCTCCTCCCCCCATTCAGCAGCCAGTCATCGTGGCCATGAGTTCTCAGCCACACGACAACAGAAAGTAG